From Candidatus Nomurabacteria bacterium, one genomic window encodes:
- a CDS encoding VOC family protein produces MIVKEFRLKLYPADYYRQRNYYLNTLGFKITHEWDRQDSKGVMFQIGGATLEFMWPVEEGLKDIATGSGLSLEVEDVDSLYLKLKDDVSIGHELRNNPWGDRSFGIIDPEGYNISFFTKHDK; encoded by the coding sequence ATGATAGTCAAAGAATTTCGTTTAAAGCTGTATCCTGCAGATTATTACAGACAAAGAAATTATTACTTAAATACATTGGGATTTAAGATTACTCATGAATGGGACAGGCAAGACAGTAAGGGTGTAATGTTCCAGATTGGTGGCGCTACCCTAGAATTTATGTGGCCAGTTGAAGAAGGTTTAAAAGATATAGCAACGGGCAGTGGTCTTTCATTGGAGGTCGAGGATGTCGATTCGTTGTATCTTAAGCTTAAAGACGATGTAAGTATTGGGCACGAATTAAGGAATAATCCATGGGGCGACAGATCCTTTGGGATCATCGATCCAGAAGGTTATAACATCTCATTCTTTACTAAACATGATAAATAG
- a CDS encoding YajQ family cyclic di-GMP-binding protein: MANFSFDIESTYDAGEMNNVFDQVKRELASRYDLKGTSASIDWLDDKQGFKFTADQQFQLDALIDMVRKVAAKRGLNQKTFDTSAEPTETNLQMYWTVPFRSGLKGDDAKKLTKLFRDEMPKLKVMIQGEAVRVMSPKKDELQTAMQLVRSKEFEFPLSFNNFR; encoded by the coding sequence ATGGCTAACTTTAGTTTTGATATCGAGAGTACTTACGACGCCGGCGAGATGAATAATGTTTTCGACCAAGTAAAGCGCGAGCTGGCTAGCCGTTACGACCTTAAAGGTACCAGCGCAAGTATTGATTGGCTCGACGATAAACAGGGTTTTAAGTTTACGGCCGACCAGCAGTTTCAACTCGATGCCCTTATAGATATGGTCCGTAAAGTGGCTGCCAAACGTGGCCTCAACCAAAAAACTTTCGACACCAGTGCTGAACCGACCGAAACCAATCTGCAGATGTATTGGACTGTGCCGTTTAGAAGTGGCCTAAAGGGCGACGACGCCAAGAAGCTTACCAAGCTGTTTCGCGACGAAATGCCCAAGCTAAAAGTGATGATTCAGGGGGAAGCAGTGCGTGTAATGAGCCCTAAAAAAGATGAACTCCAAACAGCCATGCAGCTAGTCCGTAGTAAAGAGTTCGAGTTTCCTCTGAGCTTCAACAATTTCCGTTAG
- a CDS encoding histidine phosphatase family protein yields MINRFLDTDGCVTVWPKKQSDKVLVLDYLATKFDANKTYTELEVNEILKLWHTFSDWPLLRRELVDRGYMQRDRSGYEYKLSCLVINIARHGQTDDNLAGIISYPQAKLTDKGVQQAIELARDVKEKGQDFDYIICSPIARAVATAEIIAQQLGGKKIYQDKRLVEGDFKKWEGRSIEELDRYFGSDKLDWNAYLDLDFGGEIESYVDTSMRLRSFLFERRDELCNNRVLLISHNQTIKCLQKMAYGFCDNENINNSQLYTMVVRERVFR; encoded by the coding sequence ATGATAAATAGATTTTTAGATACAGATGGTTGCGTAACAGTCTGGCCAAAAAAGCAGTCAGATAAAGTGCTCGTGTTAGACTATCTTGCAACCAAGTTTGATGCCAACAAAACCTATACAGAGCTTGAGGTTAACGAGATCTTAAAACTATGGCATACATTTAGCGATTGGCCACTGCTGCGTAGAGAACTAGTCGACCGCGGCTACATGCAGCGCGATCGATCTGGGTATGAGTACAAACTTAGTTGCTTGGTGATAAATATTGCTAGGCATGGACAAACAGACGATAACCTAGCTGGGATAATCTCTTACCCACAAGCAAAACTAACCGATAAAGGTGTACAGCAGGCAATCGAACTAGCTAGAGATGTGAAAGAAAAAGGACAAGACTTTGATTATATTATCTGTTCACCAATAGCTCGCGCGGTTGCTACTGCAGAAATAATTGCTCAACAATTAGGTGGTAAAAAAATATACCAAGACAAAAGACTTGTCGAAGGTGATTTTAAGAAGTGGGAGGGGAGGTCGATCGAAGAGCTGGATAGGTATTTTGGTTCGGATAAATTAGATTGGAATGCCTATCTTGATTTAGATTTTGGCGGAGAAATCGAAAGTTACGTTGATACATCGATGCGACTAAGAAGTTTTCTGTTCGAGCGCAGAGACGAACTATGCAATAACAGGGTTTTACTCATAAGTCATAATCAAACCATCAAATGTTTACAAAAAATGGCATATGGCTTTTGTGACAACGAGAATATCAATAACTCCCAACTGTACACAATGGTCGTGCGAGAGCGTGTGTTTCGATGA